The Coffea arabica cultivar ET-39 chromosome 9e, Coffea Arabica ET-39 HiFi, whole genome shotgun sequence genome has a window encoding:
- the LOC140014538 gene encoding uncharacterized protein isoform X2 yields MENDEIVRGRGKNKCFWTGEEVKVLIESLQELACDPMWKSDGGFKNNYMSELLKIILRKQPTFTKQVSPHIESKVKWLKNRFHAIVEMCKESGCSWNDAEKKISCEKQWYDDWCKTHKDAKGLWDVKFPYLGDLEIVYGRDRATGNVAEDFAQAVQDMEDVQNLEEGDEGLDAMSNSDNDKVEEDEVNSMEQSTQPSSTSTRNSKKQKKQSPPIANVSKKMKSASTTRGDLDASLQLLTSKFGDFVEGIQANFTTMAAAMSNEDKREQLVSDRRDQVVAELMKLALPSGDVMNAADILSEQISKLHVFYNLPAEMKQQYVINLLYPPSTR; encoded by the exons ATGGAGAATGATGAAATTGTACGTGGAAGAGGGAAAAATAAATGTTTTTGGACTGGTGAAGAGGTAAAAGTGCTCATAGAATCATTGCAAGAGTTGGCTTGTGATCCAATGTGGAAATCAGATGGaggatttaaaaataattatatgagCGAATTGCTTAAAATTATCTTGCGTAAGCAACCTACTTTTACCAAACAAGTCAGCCCACATATTGAATCAAAAGTTaagtggctgaaaaataggttcCATGCAATTGTTGAAATGTGCAAAGAAAGTGGTTGTAGTTGGAATGATGCTGAGAAAAAGATTTCTTGTGAAAAACAGTGGTATGATGATTGGTGCAAG ACTCATAAGGATGCGAAGGGCCTTTGGGATGTCAAATTTCCATATTTAGGAGATCTTGAAATTGTATATGGAAGAGACAGAGCCACTGGAAATGTTGCTGAAGATTTTGCACAAGCTGTCCAAGATATGGAAGATGTCCAAAATTTGGAGGAAGGAGATGAAGGGCTTGATGCTATGTCAAACTCGGATAATGATAAGGTAGAAGAAGATGAAGTAAATTCCATGGAGCAATCAACTCAACCAAGCTcaacaagtacaagaaattccaagaaacaaaagaaacaatccCCTCCCATTGCAAATgtgtcaaaaaaaatgaaatctgcATCAACAACAAGGGGTGATCTTGATGCATCATTGCAACTTCTCACCAGCAAATTTGGAGATTTCGTGGAGGGAATTCAAGCTAATTTCACAACTATGGCAGCAGCCATGTCAAATGAGGATAAACGTGAGCAATTGGTCTCCGATAGAAGAGATCAAGTTGTTGCTGAGTTAATGAAACTTGCTTTACCGAGTGGAGATGTAATGAATGCAGCCGACATACTTTCGGAGCAGATTTCCAAGCTTCATGTGTTCTACAATCTTCCTGCAGAAATGAAACAACAATATGTAATTAACCTCCTTTATCCTCCATCTACTCGCTGA
- the LOC113709252 gene encoding trimethyltridecatetraene synthase-like — MESTWLLLALAGIVACAFLSKISTHKRLKLNHPPGPKPWPIIGNLNLLGSIPHQSLHLLSRKYGEIMQLKFGSSPVVVASSPEMAKEFLQTHGVNFASRPATAAGKYTSYNCSDMTWAPYGPFWRQARKLYLTQIFNPKRLDFFDSIRIEERRAFISRLYALSGKPVVMRDHLMRLTLSSACQSEGEGSIVTFEEFQEMIDTWFWLGGVFNIGDWIPWLDRFDLQGYIKQMKELYKKFDRFHNHVLDDHQARRKTEKDFIPKDMVDILLQYAEDPDLQVKLTRDQIKGLIQDLLAGGTDTSATTVEWAMNELLKHPRLIRKATEELDRVIGKDKWVEEADFSKLPFLEAIIKETFRLHPLATLLAPHYAIEDCTVAGYHIAKGTTVFINTWSIGRNSKYWDSPEEFIPERFLEKDIDMKGQNFALLPFGSGRRRCPGYNLGIKLVRSTLANLLHGFNWKLPHGMKPEEICMEELYGLTTHPRISLAMIPEPRLPVNLY, encoded by the exons ATGGAAAGCACTTGGCTGCTCTTAGCCTTGGCAGGGATTGTTGCATGTGCTTTTCTCTCAAAAATATCCACTCACAAACGCCTGAAGTTAAATCATCCACCAGGACCAAAACCATGGCCTATTATTGGCAACTTGAACCTCCTCGGTTCAATTCCACATCAATCTTTACACTTGCTGTCCCGGAAATATGGAGAAATCATGCAACTAAAATTTGGTTCCAGCCCTGTTGTAGTAGCTTCATCCCCTGAAATGGCAAAAGAATTCTTGCAAACACATGGCGTCAACTTCGCCTCTCGGCCTGCAACTGCTGCTGGCAAATATACTAGCTACAACTGCTCCGACATGACATGGGCGCCTTATGGTCCATTCTGGCGACAAGCTCGTAAACTTTATCTAACCCAAATATTTAATCCAAAGCGACTTGACTTCTTCGACAGCATACGTATTGAAGAAAGGCGTGCTTTCATTTCTCGTTTGTATGCTCTATCTGGAAAGCCAGTAGTTATGAGAGATCATCTAATGCGTCTTACCCTCTCCAGTGCATGCCAATCTGAAGGGGAAGGATCTATAGTTACCTTTGAAGAGTTCCAAGAGATGATAGATACATGGTTTTGGCTGGGTGGTGTGTTCAATATCGGGGATTGGATACCGTGGCTCGACAGATTTGATCTCCAGGGTTACataaagcaaatgaaagaaCTTTACAAGAAATTTGATAGATTCCATAACCATGTGCTTGATGATCACCAGGCCAGGAGGAAAACGGAGAAAGATTTTATCCCCAAGGACATGGTGGACATTCTATTGCAATATGCTGAAGATCCTGATCTCCAGGTCAAACTCACCAGAGATCAGATAAAAGGGCTAATTCAG GACTTACTAGCTGGTGGTACAGATACCTCAGCTACCACGGTAGAATGGGCAATGAATGAACTTCTCAAACATCCACGTCTAATTCGAAAGGCAACTGAAGAGCTTGATAGAGTGATAGGGAAAGATAAGTGGGTGGAAGAGGCTGATTTCTCAAAACTGCCTTTTCTAGAGGCGATCATAAAGGAAACTTTTAGGTTACATCCGCTGGCAACGCTGCTTGCACCCCATTATGCCATCGAGGATTGCACTGTAGCTGGTTATCACATTGCTAAAGGAACAACGGTGTTTATAAACACATGGAGTATCGGGAGGAACTCAAAGTATTGGGATTCTCCTGAAGAATTCATTCCAGAGAGGTTTTTGGAGAAGGATATTGACATGAAGGGACAAAATTTTGCGCTATTGCCATTTGGCTCAGGTCGACGGAGGTGTCCAGGCTACAACCTTGGAATCAAGCTTGTGCGATCAACGTTGGCCAACTTGTTGCATGGATTCAACTGGAAATTGCCTCATGGCATGAAACCGGAAGAAATTTGCATGGAAGAACTCTATGGACTCACAACTCATCCAAGGATTTCACTTGCTATGATCCCAGAACCACGTTTGCCTGTCAATCTCTATTAG
- the LOC113709815 gene encoding uncharacterized protein: MGPEHRCGRTFYYKCANLDFLARHYMEFLRMNRKVTVDAFKEKVHKKLNVNITKDQVYKTFVKAKILIEGKYRQQYTRIWDYCEELLSSNPGSTVHVEIEVDEDSGKERFHRLYICFTALKKGFKEGCHPGLGVDGCHLRGPHSGVLLTAVGLDANDCIYHVAYAVVETENKMSWNWFIEFLKFDLKIHDQKRWTCISDRQKGLDSAIQEILPGVEHKHCVRHLYNNFKKHHPSETLKGMFWACPRSSCVNKFEAEMEVLR; the protein is encoded by the exons ATGGGACCAGAACATCGGTGTGGTAGAACTTTCTATTACAAATGTGCAAACTTAGAttttttggctagacattacATGGAGTTTTTGCGCATGAATAGAAAAGTTACAGTTGATgcatttaaagaaaaagtgcataagaAGTTAAATGTAAATATCACAAAGGATCAGGTTTACAAGACCTTTGTAAAAGCCAAAATCTTGATTGAAGGGAAGTATCGGCAACAGTACACAAGAATTTGGGACTACTGTGAGGAATTGTTGAGCTCAAATCCAGGCTCCACAGTGCATGTTGAGATAGAGGTTGATGAGGATAGTGGAAAAGAAAGATTCCACAGGCTGTATATTTGTTTTACAGCCTTGAAAAAAGGCTTTAAAGAAGGTTGCCACCCTGGACTTGGTGTTGATGGCTGCCATTTAAGAGGACCACACTCGGGAGTACTCTTGACTGCTGTAGGGCTTGATGCTAATGATTGCATCTATCATGTTGCCTATGCAGTTGTGGAGACTGAAAACAAGATGTCTTGGAATTGGTTCATCGAGTTCTTAAAGTTTGATCTTAAAATCCATGACCAGAAAAGATGGACATGTATTAGTGACAGACAAAAG GGATTGGATTCTGCAATCCAAGAAATTCTTCCAGGAGTAGAGCACAAACATTGCGTTAGACATTTATACAACAACTTCAAAAAGCACCATCCTAGCGAAACACTTAAAGGTATGTTTTGGGCATGTCCAAGGTCCTCATGTGTCAATAAGTTTGAAGCTGAAATGGAGGTGTTGAGGTAG
- the LOC113709212 gene encoding dimethylnonatriene synthase-like, with translation MESTWLLLALAGIVALAFLSKAFTHKRLKLNHPPGPKPGPIIGNLNLLGSIPHQSLHLLSQKYGEIMQLKFGSSPVVVASSPEMAKEFLQTHDNIFASRPATAAAKYTSYNCSGMLWAPYGPHWRQARKIYLTQIFSPKQLDFFESTRIEERRAFISRLYAQSGKPVVMRDHLMRLSLSTASQMVLSNKYFAQSEGDGSLVTFEEFQEMIDTWFLLGGVFNIGDWIPWLDRFDLQGYIKQMKELYKKFDRFHNHVLDDHQARRKTEKDFIPKDMVDILLQYAEDPDLQVKLTRDQIKGLIQDLLVGGTDTSASTVEWAMNELLKHPHLIEMATEELDRVIGRDKWVEEAVLSKLPFLGAIIKETFRLHPLATLLPPHYALEDCTVAGYHIAKGTTVFINTWSMGRNSKYWDSPEEFIPERFLGKDIDIKGHDFELLPFSSGRRMCPGYVLALKLVGTMLANLLHGFNWKLPHGMKPEEICMEEHYGLSIHPRISLAMIPEPRLPVNLY, from the exons ATGGAAAGCACTTGGCTACTCTTAGCCTTGGCAGGGATTGTTGCATTGGCTTTTCTCTCAAAAGCATTCACTCACAAACGCCTCAAGCTAAATCATCCACCAGGACCAAAACCAGGGCCTATTATTGGCAACCTGAACCTCCTCGGTTCAATCCCACATCAATCCTTGCACTTGTTGTCccagaaatatggagaaatcaTGCAACTAAAATTTGGTTCCAGCCCTGTTGTAGTAGCTTCATCCCCTGAAATGGCAAAAGAATTCTTGCAAACGCATGACAACATTTTCGCCTCTCGGCCTGCAACTGCTGCTGCCAAATACACTAGCTACAACTGCTCCGGCATGTTATGGGCACCTTACGGTCCACACTGGCGACAAGCTCGTAAAATTTATCTAACCCAAATATTTAGTCCAAAACAACTCGACTTCTTCGAGAGCACACGCATTGAGGAAAGGCGTGCTTTCATTTCTCGTTTGTATGCTCAATCTGGAAAGCCAGTAGTTATGAGAGATCATCTAATGCGTCTTAGCCTCTCCACTGCAAGCCAGATGGTTTTGAGTAACAAGTACTTTGCCCAATCTGAAGGGGATGGATCTCTAGTTACCTTTGAAGAGTTCCAAGAGATGATAGATACATGGTTTTTGCTGGGTGGTGTGTTCAATATCGGGGATTGGATACCGTGGCTCGACAGATTTGATCTCCAAGGTTACataaagcaaatgaaagaaCTTTACAAGAAATTTGATAGATTCCATAACCATGTGCTTGATGATCACCAGGCCAGGAGGAAAACGGAGAAAGATTTTATCCCCAAGGACATGGTGGACATTCTATTGCAATATGCTGAAGATCCTGATCTCCAGGTCAAACTCACCAGAGATCAGATAAAAGGGCTAATTCAG GACTTGCTTGTTGGTGGTACCGATACCTCGGCGTCCACAGTAGAATGGGCAATGAATGAACTTCTCAAACATCCACATCTCATTGAAATGGCAACCGAAGAGCTTGATAGAGTAATAGGGAGAGATAAGTGGGTGGAAGAGGCTGTTTTGTCAAAGCTACCTTTTCTAGGGGCGATCATAAAGGAAACTTTTAGGTTACATCCACTGGCAACGCTGCTTCCACCCCACTATGCCCTTGAGGATTGCACTGTAGCTGGTTATCACATTGCTAAAGGAACAACGGTGTTTATAAACACATGGAGTATGGGGAGGAACTCAAAGTATTGGGATTCTCCTGAAGAATTCATTCCAGAGAGGTTTTTGGGGAAGGATATTGACATCAAGGGACATGACTTTGAGCTGTTGCCCTTTAGCTCAGGTCGGAGGATGTGCCCAGGCTATGTCCTTGCACTCAAACTTGTTGGAACAATGTTGGCCAACTTGTTGCATGGATTCAACTGGAAATTGCCTCATGGCATGAAACCAGAAGAAATTTGCATGGAAGAACACTACGGACTCTCAATTCATCCAAGGATTTCACTTGCTATGATCCCAGAACCACGTTTGCCGGTCAATCTCTATTAG
- the LOC113709265 gene encoding trimethyltridecatetraene synthase-like, with protein sequence MESTWLLLALAGIVAWAFLSKISTHKRLKLNHPPGPKPWPIIGNLNLLGSIPHQSLHLLSRKYGEIMQLKLGSSPVVVASSPEMAKEFLQTHDNIFASRPATAAGKYTSYNCSDMTWAPYGPFWRQARKLYLTQIFNPKRLDFFDSIRIEERRAFISRLYALSGKPVVMRDHLMRLTLSSACQMVLSNKYFAQSEGEGSIVTFEEFQEMIDTWFWLGGVFNIGDWIPWLDRFDLQGYIKQMKELYKKFDRFHNHVLDDHQARRKTEKDFIPKDMVDILLQYAEDPDLQVKLTRDQIKGLIQDLLAGGTDTSATTVEWAMNELLKHPRLIRKATEELDRVIGKDKWVEEADFSKLPFLEAIIKETFRLHPLATLLAPHYAIEDCTVAGYHIAKGTTVFINTWSIGRNSKYWDSPEEFIPERFLEKDIDMKGQNFALLPFGSGRRRCPGYNLGIKLVRSTLANLLHGFNWKLPHGMKPEEICMEELYGLTTHPRISLAMIPEPRLPVNVY encoded by the exons ATGGAAAGCACTTGGCTGCTCTTAGCCTTGGCAGGGATTGTTGCATGGGCTTTTCTCTCAAAAATATCCACTCACAAACGCCTGAAGTTAAATCATCCACCAGGACCAAAACCATGGCCTATTATTGGCAACTTGAACCTCCTAGGTTCAATCCCACATCAATCTTTACACTTGCTGTCCCGGAAATATGGAGAAATCATGCAACTAAAACTTGGTTCCAGCCCTGTTGTAGTAGCTTCATCCCCTGAAATGGCAAAAGAATTCTTGCAAACGCATGACAACATCTTCGCCTCTCGGCCTGCAACTGCTGCTGGCAAATATACTAGCTACAACTGCTCCGACATGACATGGGCGCCTTATGGTCCATTCTGGCGACAAGCTCGTAAACTTTATCTAACCCAAATATTTAATCCAAAGCGACTTGACTTCTTCGACAGCATACGTATTGAAGAAAGGCGTGCTTTCATTTCTCGTTTGTATGCTCTATCTGGAAAGCCAGTAGTTATGAGAGATCATCTAATGCGTCTTACCCTCTCCAGTGCATGCCAAATGGTTTTGAGTAACAAGTACTTTGCCCAATCTGAAGGGGAAGGATCTATAGTTACCTTTGAAGAGTTCCAAGAGATGATAGATACATGGTTTTGGCTGGGTGGTGTGTTCAATATCGGGGATTGGATACCGTGGCTCGACAGATTTGATCTCCAGGGTTACataaagcaaatgaaagaaCTTTACAAGAAATTTGATAGATTCCATAACCATGTGCTTGATGATCACCAGGCCAGGAGGAAAACGGAGAAAGATTTTATCCCCAAGGACATGGTGGACATTCTATTGCAATATGCTGAAGATCCTGATCTCCAGGTCAAACTCACCAGAGATCAGATAAAAGGGCTAATTCAG GACTTACTAGCTGGTGGTACAGATACCTCAGCTACCACGGTAGAATGGGCAATGAATGAACTTCTCAAACATCCACGTCTAATTCGAAAGGCAACTGAAGAGCTTGATAGAGTGATAGGGAAAGATAAGTGGGTGGAAGAGGCTGATTTCTCAAAACTGCCTTTTCTAGAGGCGATCATAAAGGAAACTTTTAGGTTACATCCGCTGGCAACGCTGCTTGCACCCCATTATGCCATCGAGGATTGCACTGTAGCTGGTTATCACATTGCTAAAGGAACAACGGTGTTTATAAACACATGGAGTATCGGGAGGAACTCAAAGTATTGGGATTCTCCTGAAGAATTCATTCCAGAGAGGTTTTTGGAGAAGGATATTGACATGAAGGGACAAAATTTTGCGCTATTGCCATTTGGCTCAGGTCGACGGAGGTGTCCAGGCTATAACCTTGGAATCAAGCTTGTTCGATCAACGTTGGCCAACTTGTTGCATGGATTCAACTGGAAATTGCCTCATGGCATGAAACCAGAAGAAATTTGCATGGAAGAATTATATGGACTCACAACTCATCCAAGGATATCACTTGCTATGATCCCAGAACCACGTTTGCCGGTCAATGTCTATTAG
- the LOC140014538 gene encoding uncharacterized protein isoform X3, whose protein sequence is MSCLVGKVRHMMVVCFEMLSLDQMVLESHKTHKDAKGLWDVKFPYLGDLEIVYGRDRATGNVAEDFAQAVQDMEDVQNLEEGDEGLDAMSNSDNDKVEEDEVNSMEQSTQPSSTSTRNSKKQKKQSPPIANVSKKMKSASTTRGDLDASLQLLTSKFGDFVEGIQANFTTMAAAMSNEDKREQLVSDRRDQVVAELMKLALPSGDVMNAADILSEQISKLHVFYNLPAEMKQQYVINLLYPPSTR, encoded by the exons ATGTCTTGCCTGGTTGGGAAGGTTCGGCACATGATGGTCGTGTGCTTCGAAATGCTATCTCTAGACCAAATGGTCTTAGAGTCccacaag ACTCATAAGGATGCGAAGGGCCTTTGGGATGTCAAATTTCCATATTTAGGAGATCTTGAAATTGTATATGGAAGAGACAGAGCCACTGGAAATGTTGCTGAAGATTTTGCACAAGCTGTCCAAGATATGGAAGATGTCCAAAATTTGGAGGAAGGAGATGAAGGGCTTGATGCTATGTCAAACTCGGATAATGATAAGGTAGAAGAAGATGAAGTAAATTCCATGGAGCAATCAACTCAACCAAGCTcaacaagtacaagaaattccaagaaacaaaagaaacaatccCCTCCCATTGCAAATgtgtcaaaaaaaatgaaatctgcATCAACAACAAGGGGTGATCTTGATGCATCATTGCAACTTCTCACCAGCAAATTTGGAGATTTCGTGGAGGGAATTCAAGCTAATTTCACAACTATGGCAGCAGCCATGTCAAATGAGGATAAACGTGAGCAATTGGTCTCCGATAGAAGAGATCAAGTTGTTGCTGAGTTAATGAAACTTGCTTTACCGAGTGGAGATGTAATGAATGCAGCCGACATACTTTCGGAGCAGATTTCCAAGCTTCATGTGTTCTACAATCTTCCTGCAGAAATGAAACAACAATATGTAATTAACCTCCTTTATCCTCCATCTACTCGCTGA
- the LOC140014538 gene encoding protein ALP1-like isoform X1, which produces MPRLPIENRRRKKYRGQSQILSGMIMVVIALFMMWYQLIFIHLKSRRSQIKSKEEKVTERMQHLFNLTRESDAYCISELRMDRRTFGILCEMIRDTGGLKATRNMSIEEIVAMFVYVLAHHKKSRTICGLFWRSRETVSRQFNLCLLAVLKLHTILLKKPEPITEDCTDERWKCFKNCLGALDGTLIDVTPPTEQKSRYRTRKGSIATNVLGVCSPNMQFIYVLPGWEGSAHDGRVLRNAISRPNGLRVPQGCYYLVDAGYCNADGFLAPYRGQRYHLNEFNGYRPQRPEEYFNMKHSKARNIIERCFGLLKGRWKILASPSFFPIQTQVRIIMACCLLHNLIRKFMTFDPQELLQSEENESEDEDSDEEVEYISTILPSDQWANFRNNLAHEMFDNWRAGLSI; this is translated from the exons ATGCCACGTTTGCCTATTGAAAACAGAAGACGCAAAAAATATCGAGGGCAAAGCCAGATTTTATCAGGAATGATAATGGTTGTTATTGCACTGTTTATGATGTGGTACCAGTTAATATTCATACATCTCAAAAGTAGAAGAAgccaaataaaatcaaaagaagaaaaagtcacTGAGCGCATGCAACACTTATTCAATTTGACTAGGGAGAGTGATGCTTATTGTATTAGCGAACTTCGTATGGATAGACGAACATTTGGGATATTATGTGAAATGATTAGAGACACTGGAGGTTTGAAAGCTACAAGAAACATGTCAATAGAAGAAATTGTTGccatgtttgtatatgttttggCTCACCACAAGAAAAGTAGAACAATTTGTGGTCTATTTTGGAGAAGTAGAGAAACGGTGAGTCGTCAATTTAATCTTTGCCTCCTAGCAGTTTTGAAATTGCATACTATATTACTTAAGAAGCCTGAGCCTATTACCGAAGATTGCACAGATGAGAGATGGAAATGTTTTAAG AATTGTTTAGGTGCCTTAGATGGGACATTAATAGATGTGACACCACCCACCGAACAAAAATCAAGATACCGAACGAGAAAAGGAAGTATTGCAACGAATGTATTAGGGGTTTGTTCTCCTAATATGCAATTTATCTATGTCTTGCCTGGTTGGGAAGGTTCGGCACATGATGGTCGTGTGCTTCGAAATGCTATCTCTAGACCAAATGGTCTTAGAGTCccacaag GTTGTTATTACTTGGTGGATGCTGGATATTGTAATGCTGATGGATTTCTTGCCCCTTATCGAGGGCAAAGATATCACCTTAATGAATTCAATGGTTATCGACCACAAAGACCAGAGGAATATTTCAACATGAAACATTCTAAAGCTAGAAATATCATAGAAAGATGTTTTGGATTGCTAAAAGGAAGGTGGAAGATTCTAGCATCCccttcattttttccaattcaaaCACAAGTGCGAATAATTATGGCATGTTGTCTGCTGCACAACTTGATAAGGAAGTTCATGACTTTTGATCCACAAGAATTACTACaaagtgaagaaaatgaaagtgaagaTGAAGACAGTGATGAAGAAGTAGAGTACATATCCACTATTTTGCCAAGTGATCAATGGGCAAATTTTAGAAATAATTTAGCACATGAAATGTTTGACAATTGGAGGGCTGGACTTAGTATTTAG